One window of Chryseobacterium indologenes genomic DNA carries:
- a CDS encoding DinB family protein: MITESLRSLYTRDLNKLKTEIEAYQNEENLWKIDKNIANSAGNLVLHLVGNLNHFIGTHLGNTGYVRQRDLEFSLKDVLRAELIEKIEATTTMIDSTLSQLSEDDLKKEYPLVVFENKMTTDYFMIHLIAHLDYHLGQVNYHRRLLDY; encoded by the coding sequence ATGATCACAGAAAGCCTTAGATCTCTTTACACCAGAGATTTGAACAAATTAAAAACAGAGATAGAAGCCTATCAAAATGAAGAAAATCTATGGAAAATTGATAAAAACATAGCCAATTCTGCGGGTAACCTGGTTCTTCATTTGGTTGGAAACCTCAACCATTTTATAGGAACGCATCTTGGAAACACAGGATATGTAAGACAACGTGACCTGGAATTTTCTTTAAAAGATGTTCTAAGAGCCGAACTTATTGAAAAAATAGAGGCAACTACAACAATGATTGATTCTACTCTTTCTCAATTATCAGAAGACGACCTGAAAAAAGAATATCCACTGGTTGTTTTTGAAAATAAAATGACCACAGATTACTTTATGATTCACCTGATTGCTCACCTGGACTATCATTTAGGTCAGGTCAATTACCACAGAAGGTTGTTGGATTATTAA